From Flavobacteriales bacterium, the proteins below share one genomic window:
- the fbaA gene encoding class II fructose-bisphosphate aldolase produces the protein MIKAGVATGNQVQEIFNHAKTHEYALPAINVVNTSSVNSVLESARDNNSPAIVQFSAGGCQFFAGKGLSNDNFQAAIAGGVSGAMHTHQLAELYGATVILHTDHCAKKLLPWIDGLLSAGEDFYNVHGKSLYSSHMIDLSEESLEENIDICKRYLERMSKMDMTLEIELGITGGEEDGVDNSDVDSSKLYTQPEEVAYAYEELMKVSDKFTVAAAFGNVHGVYKPGNVDLQPKILKNSQTFIQEKFGTDYNPVDFVFHGGSGSSVEDIREAIGYGVVKMNLDTDFQYAFSSGVRDYMTDKKDFIASQIGNPDGSDIPNKKYYDPRVWLRHGEEAFKQRLNKAFEDLNNVNQLS, from the coding sequence ATGATAAAAGCTGGTGTAGCTACAGGAAACCAAGTACAAGAAATTTTTAATCACGCAAAAACGCATGAATATGCTCTACCAGCAATCAATGTTGTTAATACCAGTAGTGTGAATTCAGTATTAGAATCAGCAAGAGACAATAATTCCCCTGCTATAGTTCAATTTTCAGCAGGTGGATGCCAGTTTTTCGCCGGAAAAGGACTTTCCAATGATAATTTTCAAGCTGCAATTGCCGGAGGAGTTTCTGGAGCAATGCACACACATCAGCTAGCTGAATTATACGGAGCAACAGTTATCTTGCATACAGACCACTGTGCAAAGAAATTATTGCCTTGGATTGACGGCCTTTTAAGTGCTGGTGAAGATTTTTACAATGTACACGGAAAATCGCTATACAGTTCGCACATGATTGACCTTTCTGAGGAATCTTTAGAAGAAAATATTGATATCTGTAAAAGATACCTCGAAAGAATGAGTAAAATGGATATGACTCTAGAAATCGAACTTGGTATTACTGGTGGCGAGGAAGATGGTGTAGACAACTCAGATGTTGACAGCTCAAAACTATATACTCAACCAGAAGAAGTAGCCTATGCGTATGAAGAACTAATGAAAGTTAGTGATAAATTTACCGTAGCTGCAGCTTTTGGTAATGTACACGGGGTTTATAAGCCTGGAAATGTAGACTTACAACCTAAAATTCTTAAAAATTCACAAACATTTATTCAAGAGAAATTTGGCACAGATTACAATCCTGTTGATTTTGTTTTTCATGGAGGTTCGGGTTCTTCCGTAGAAGATATTCGTGAAGCTATCGGATACGGAGTAGTTAAAATGAACCTTGATACTGACTTCCAATACGCATTCAGTTCAGGCGTTAGAGATTATATGACCGATAAGAAAGATTTCATAGCTTCTCAAATTGGAAACCCAGATGGTAGTGATATTCCAAACAAAAAATATTACGACCCAAGAGTATGGTTAAGACATGGAGAAGAAGCATTTAAACAACGACTTAACAAGGCGTTTGAAGATTTAAATAATGTTAATCAATTGAGTTAA
- the rpsO gene encoding 30S ribosomal protein S15, translating into MHVTAKEKVAIFKKHGGDSKNTGSTEGQIALFSKRISYLTEHLKLNRKDKSTQRSLQLLVGKRRGLLDYLMKKDIEKYRILIKELGIRR; encoded by the coding sequence ATGCACGTAACTGCTAAAGAAAAAGTTGCCATCTTTAAAAAACATGGCGGAGACTCAAAAAATACAGGTTCAACAGAAGGACAAATTGCTTTGTTCTCTAAACGAATAAGCTACTTAACTGAGCACCTGAAACTCAATAGAAAAGATAAAAGTACTCAACGTTCTCTTCAACTACTAGTTGGTAAACGTAGAGGTCTTCTTGATTATCTTATGAAGAAAGATATCGAAAAGTACAGAATACTTATTAAAGAATTAGGAATAAGAAGATAA
- a CDS encoding RNA methyltransferase: protein MMLTRNKIKQIRSLSLKKNRKTEGLFIAEGEKIVDELINSDFEIEAIYATSEWEGGEATIVSEKELSRISFLKTPNKVLALVHIPSENLKLSGETVLALDGISDPGNLGTIIRLADWFGVEHILCSENSVDYLNPKVVQSSMGSITRVKVHYVDLNIDLKKYSDYSLYATVLDGDDFKEVKPSSKRILIFGNESKGVSECILELEPTKISIPRAKDSKAESLNIAVACGIFLSNY from the coding sequence ATAATGTTAACTAGAAATAAAATTAAGCAAATCCGCTCTTTATCGCTAAAGAAAAATAGAAAAACAGAGGGGCTTTTTATTGCTGAAGGGGAAAAGATAGTAGATGAACTTATTAATTCAGACTTTGAAATAGAGGCCATTTATGCAACCTCTGAATGGGAAGGAGGTGAAGCTACCATTGTTTCAGAAAAAGAACTTAGTCGGATTTCATTTTTAAAGACACCAAACAAAGTTTTAGCTCTTGTGCATATTCCAAGTGAGAACTTGAAATTATCTGGTGAGACGGTTTTGGCTTTGGATGGAATTAGTGACCCTGGTAATTTGGGGACTATCATTCGTTTGGCAGACTGGTTCGGCGTGGAGCACATTTTGTGTTCAGAAAATTCTGTTGATTATTTAAATCCTAAGGTTGTACAGTCATCAATGGGATCTATCACTAGGGTTAAAGTACATTATGTTGATTTAAATATAGATTTGAAGAAATATTCTGATTATAGCTTATATGCAACAGTCTTGGATGGGGATGATTTTAAAGAAGTTAAGCCATCGTCAAAGCGTATTTTAATCTTTGGAAATGAATCTAAGGGGGTAAGTGAGTGTATACTAGAATTAGAGCCTACAAAAATAAGTATTCCAAGAGCTAAGGATTCTAAGGCTGAATCTTTAAACATTGCTGTAGCTTGTGGTATCTTTTTATCTAATTATTGA
- a CDS encoding acetyl-CoA carboxylase carboxyltransferase subunit beta — protein MGWFKRIQEGITTSTNEKKETPEGLWYQCPKCKHITSTEEHEKNLHVCVKCNFHERINAKEYFSILFDEGKFKELDSNMMALDPLSFEDTKKYKDRLSQTIKKTGLKDAITTSCGKINGKPVVIACMNFNFIGGSMGSVVGEKISRAIQHAIKKKCGFIMISKSGGARMMEAAFSLMQMAKTSANLSLLSEAKLPYISFLTDPTTGGVTASFAMLGDVNIAEPGALIGFAGPRVVKETIGKSLPEGFQTSEFVLEHGFLDFIVERKNLKNKLSLLLDMFLDYKKQ, from the coding sequence ATGGGTTGGTTTAAAAGGATACAAGAAGGTATTACCACTTCCACAAATGAGAAAAAAGAAACTCCTGAAGGCTTATGGTATCAATGTCCAAAATGTAAACATATCACTTCCACCGAAGAACACGAAAAAAATTTACATGTTTGTGTAAAATGTAACTTCCATGAAAGAATAAATGCAAAAGAGTACTTTTCTATTTTATTTGATGAAGGCAAATTCAAAGAGTTAGACTCCAACATGATGGCTCTTGACCCTCTTTCTTTTGAAGACACTAAAAAGTACAAAGACCGACTCTCTCAAACCATAAAGAAAACAGGTCTTAAAGATGCTATTACAACAAGCTGTGGTAAGATTAATGGAAAACCAGTAGTTATTGCTTGTATGAACTTCAACTTTATTGGAGGTTCAATGGGATCTGTTGTAGGAGAAAAAATTAGCCGAGCAATACAACACGCAATAAAAAAGAAATGTGGATTTATTATGATTTCAAAATCAGGTGGAGCTAGAATGATGGAAGCCGCATTTTCACTTATGCAAATGGCAAAAACATCAGCTAATCTCTCCCTATTATCCGAAGCAAAATTACCATACATATCCTTTCTTACTGACCCAACTACTGGAGGTGTAACTGCTTCATTTGCTATGCTTGGAGATGTAAATATCGCAGAGCCTGGAGCTCTAATTGGTTTTGCCGGACCAAGAGTTGTAAAAGAAACCATAGGCAAGAGTTTACCAGAAGGTTTTCAAACCTCAGAATTTGTTCTTGAACATGGTTTTTTAGACTTCATTGTTGAACGAAAGAACTTAAAAAATAAACTCTCGCTCTTACTCGATATGTTCTTAGATTACAAAAAACAGTGA